In the genome of Halapricum salinum, one region contains:
- a CDS encoding PHP domain-containing protein, translating to MLSVELHAHSALSYDGRDPVDALLERARDASLDALAVTDHDEIAASLDAVEKASDYDLIGIPGMEVTSAAGHVLGLGITEAIPKGLSFQETLDRIHDQGGIAVVPHPFQESRSGVIDNISRAELARADAIEVYNSRLLTGRANRQARRFAREHGIPMTAGSDAHIAEMVGRAVTNVDTDERTVEAILQAIVEGRTSIEGRRTPWWISFRQAAGGAKRRIRSRLSGLF from the coding sequence GTGCTCTCGGTCGAGCTTCACGCCCACTCTGCACTCTCCTACGACGGCCGCGACCCCGTCGATGCGCTACTCGAACGCGCTCGCGACGCCTCTCTCGACGCGCTCGCAGTCACCGACCACGACGAGATAGCGGCTAGTCTCGACGCCGTCGAGAAGGCCTCCGACTACGACCTGATCGGCATCCCGGGGATGGAGGTCACGAGCGCCGCCGGGCACGTCCTCGGGCTGGGTATCACCGAGGCGATCCCGAAGGGACTGTCTTTCCAGGAGACGCTCGATCGAATCCACGACCAGGGTGGGATCGCCGTCGTTCCCCACCCCTTTCAGGAATCGCGCAGCGGCGTCATCGACAACATCTCGCGGGCCGAACTGGCCCGGGCCGACGCCATCGAGGTGTACAACTCCCGGTTGCTGACGGGGCGAGCCAATCGCCAGGCGCGGCGCTTCGCCCGCGAACACGGGATCCCGATGACGGCCGGCAGTGACGCCCACATCGCCGAGATGGTCGGCCGCGCGGTGACGAACGTCGATACCGACGAACGCACAGTCGAAGCGATTCTCCAGGCAATCGTCGAGGGACGAACCTCGATCGAAGGTCGCCGGACGCCGTGGTGGATCAGTTTCAGACAAGCCGCCGGCGGCGCGAAACGACGCATCCGAAGTCGGCTGTCGGGGCTATTTTGA
- a CDS encoding Cdc6/Cdc18 family protein, with protein sequence MDLTERIRRRQRRGGNRAVVLNYEPINPVAHVEEPTGRGPILERVLDYLDPVFEGSLPGDAYLWGPAGSGKSAIVTALFDRLGVVTVQSRTVIHTTTRAQPVELPRFVYVNAREAATEFQFYHALLDGLTETDVPQKGVSTSELRGRLEDRLRSTPGTVVAVDHVDEPRSLSPDSVLESLADLDGPLSTVLVGRSPPGDLGIPEQTNEIEVPAYSQQVLIDILMTRGSAGLARDALGHAQARRIASWARGNAHDALSALFGAAELADSRGAERIREPDVDGGIEAVPQPCVSLGIVLTLPENRQRVLRELLAIDDADRESVTTTTDAIAASPTVDLSSGTVKRFLYELAESGVVERVTADQPSGHGRPPSRVEPRFPTLVFERLYDLRSDQ encoded by the coding sequence ATGGATCTGACGGAGCGCATCAGGCGACGCCAGCGCCGGGGCGGCAACAGAGCGGTAGTGCTCAACTACGAGCCGATCAACCCGGTCGCACACGTCGAGGAACCGACTGGACGCGGCCCGATCCTCGAACGTGTTCTCGATTACCTCGATCCCGTTTTCGAGGGATCGTTGCCGGGCGACGCGTATCTGTGGGGACCGGCAGGCAGCGGAAAGTCGGCGATCGTGACGGCGCTGTTCGACCGACTCGGTGTCGTGACAGTCCAGTCCCGGACAGTCATCCACACGACGACCCGCGCACAGCCCGTCGAGTTGCCGCGATTCGTCTACGTCAATGCCCGGGAGGCCGCCACGGAGTTCCAGTTCTACCACGCTCTTCTCGACGGGCTCACCGAGACCGACGTCCCGCAGAAAGGAGTCAGTACCTCCGAACTTCGCGGTCGCCTCGAAGACCGACTTCGATCGACCCCGGGGACGGTCGTCGCCGTCGATCACGTCGACGAACCGCGGTCGCTATCGCCCGACTCCGTGCTCGAATCGCTCGCCGACCTCGACGGGCCGCTCTCGACTGTTCTGGTCGGCCGAAGCCCCCCGGGCGATCTCGGAATTCCGGAACAGACGAACGAGATCGAGGTTCCGGCCTACAGTCAACAGGTGTTGATCGATATCCTCATGACTCGCGGTTCGGCGGGGCTCGCACGCGACGCGCTCGGTCACGCCCAGGCACGCCGGATCGCCTCCTGGGCACGTGGCAACGCGCACGACGCACTTTCGGCACTGTTCGGCGCGGCGGAGTTAGCCGATTCCCGGGGTGCGGAACGAATCCGCGAGCCCGATGTCGACGGTGGGATCGAGGCCGTGCCACAGCCCTGCGTCTCACTCGGGATCGTGTTGACCTTGCCCGAGAACCGCCAGCGTGTCCTCCGGGAGTTGCTCGCGATCGACGATGCCGACCGCGAATCGGTGACGACCACGACCGACGCGATCGCCGCCTCGCCGACGGTCGATCTCTCGTCGGGGACGGTCAAGCGTTTCCTCTACGAACTCGCCGAATCCGGCGTCGTCGAGCGTGTCACAGCCGACCAACCGTCCGGTCACGGCCGCCCGCCCAGTCGCGTCGAGCCACGGTTCCCCACGCTCGTCTTCGAACGGCTGTACGATCTGCGGTCGGATCAGTAG
- the glpK gene encoding glycerol kinase GlpK, protein MSDTYVGAIDQGTTGTRFMVFDHDGSVVANAYEKHEQIYPEPGWVEHDPMEIWENTKQVVKDGLADGGLSPDQLDALGITNQRETTIVWDAETGKPVHNALVWQDRRTTDRVEEIQEADKVEWIREKTGLECDAYFSATKVEWILDNADQIKTGRARPEDIRDRAESGELLMGTIDTWLIYNLTGNHITDVSNASRTMLYNIRELEWDDELLEEFSVPRSMVPEVRPSSDEKTYGTTDADGFLGAEVPVAGALGDQQAALFGQTCFDTGDAKNTYGTGSFFLMNTGEEAVASDHGLLTTIGFQRSGEPVQYALEGSIFITGAAIEWLEDVELIDDPAETAELARSVDSTDGVYFVPAFTGLGAPHWDGRARGTIVGMTRGTRREHIVRATLESIAFQTRDVAEAMEADSGVEMTSLKVDGGAVKNNYLCQLQSDIIQTDIARPKVDETTALGSAYAAGLAVGYWETVDELRDNWQVDKTFKPKMASGDADKKQARWEEAVDRSLDWARDGGD, encoded by the coding sequence ATGTCAGACACATACGTCGGTGCGATCGACCAGGGGACGACAGGCACTCGGTTCATGGTGTTCGACCACGACGGCTCAGTGGTCGCCAACGCCTACGAGAAACACGAACAGATTTACCCGGAGCCCGGGTGGGTCGAGCACGACCCGATGGAGATCTGGGAGAACACGAAACAAGTCGTCAAAGACGGACTCGCGGACGGTGGGCTCTCGCCCGATCAGCTGGATGCGCTCGGGATCACCAACCAGCGTGAGACGACGATCGTGTGGGACGCAGAGACGGGCAAGCCGGTACACAACGCGCTGGTCTGGCAGGATCGCCGGACGACCGACCGGGTCGAGGAGATCCAGGAGGCGGACAAAGTCGAGTGGATCCGCGAGAAGACGGGCCTGGAGTGTGACGCGTACTTCTCGGCGACGAAAGTCGAGTGGATTCTCGACAACGCCGATCAGATCAAGACCGGCCGCGCACGACCCGAGGACATCCGCGATCGAGCGGAGAGCGGTGAGCTGCTGATGGGGACGATCGACACGTGGCTCATCTACAACCTCACCGGCAATCACATCACGGACGTCTCGAACGCTTCGCGGACGATGCTGTACAACATCCGTGAGTTGGAGTGGGACGACGAACTCCTCGAAGAGTTCAGCGTCCCCAGATCGATGGTGCCGGAAGTCCGCCCGTCCAGCGACGAGAAGACTTACGGGACGACGGACGCGGACGGCTTCCTCGGTGCGGAGGTCCCGGTGGCTGGCGCGCTGGGAGACCAGCAGGCCGCGCTGTTCGGCCAGACCTGTTTCGACACCGGTGACGCCAAAAACACCTACGGCACAGGGAGCTTCTTCCTGATGAACACCGGCGAGGAAGCTGTCGCGTCGGATCACGGCCTCCTGACGACGATCGGCTTCCAGCGCTCGGGCGAGCCCGTCCAGTACGCCCTGGAAGGGTCGATATTCATTACTGGAGCCGCAATCGAGTGGCTCGAAGACGTCGAGCTGATCGACGACCCGGCCGAGACCGCCGAACTCGCGCGCTCGGTCGACTCCACGGACGGCGTCTACTTCGTACCCGCGTTCACGGGCCTGGGAGCACCCCACTGGGACGGCCGCGCACGCGGGACCATCGTCGGAATGACTCGGGGGACCCGCCGCGAGCACATCGTTCGCGCGACCCTCGAATCCATCGCGTTCCAGACCCGCGACGTCGCGGAAGCGATGGAAGCCGACTCCGGCGTCGAGATGACGAGTCTCAAAGTCGACGGTGGGGCAGTCAAGAACAACTACCTCTGCCAGCTCCAGAGCGACATCATCCAGACCGATATCGCCCGCCCGAAAGTCGACGAGACGACGGCGCTCGGCTCGGCCTACGCTGCCGGTCTCGCGGTGGGTTACTGGGAGACGGTGGACGAACTCCGCGACAACTGGCAGGTGGACAAGACGTTCAAGCCCAAGATGGCCAGCGGCGACGCCGACAAGAAGCAGGCCCGGTGGGAGGAAGCAGTCGACCGCTCGCTCGACTGGGCTCGTGACGGAGGTGACTGA
- the glpA gene encoding anaerobic glycerol-3-phosphate dehydrogenase subunit GlpA, producing the protein MAATPHVLVIGGGSTGIGIARDLAMRELDVTLVEQGNLTHGTTGRMHGLLHSGGRYAVSDQASATECIEENRVLRDIASHCVEMTGGLFVKRPEDTEEYFEQKLNGCEECGIPAEVVSGREAREMEPYLAKDIDKAITVPDGAIDPFRLVVANAASAEEHGARIETHSPVTDLLLEDGEVVGVEVEHQSGSGKRVHGVEGGREEIRADYVVNATGAWAGQIGEMADVDIAVRPSKGVMTIMNVRQVDTVINRCKPKGDADIIVPHETTAILGTTDEEVEDPEDYPEEQWEVDHMIDTLSELVPILQEARTIRSFWGVRPLYEPPDVASEDPTDITRDFFLLDHEERDDLPGMTSIVGGKFTTYRMMGEKISDHVCAQFGIDRECRTADVPLPGSEDFSVLRNYMDEFGLRSPIGRRSVERLGSRADEVLKTSGPNPTICECEGVTRAEIQDAISQSGSDLNAVRIRTRASMGNCQGGFCVHRLANELHGTVVDGDTYDESIARQAWDELLQERWKGQRHALWGEQLSQAALNYALHATTQNRDHDPADGEPIDFAAFDTGSGRSSGASTGDVATDGGHHGN; encoded by the coding sequence ATGGCAGCCACACCACACGTCCTCGTAATCGGCGGCGGGTCGACGGGTATCGGCATCGCGCGCGACCTCGCGATGCGCGAGCTCGACGTCACGCTCGTCGAACAGGGAAATCTAACCCACGGGACCACAGGCAGGATGCACGGCCTACTCCACAGCGGCGGGCGCTACGCCGTCTCGGATCAGGCCAGTGCGACGGAGTGTATCGAGGAGAACCGCGTCCTCCGGGACATCGCGAGTCACTGTGTCGAGATGACAGGGGGACTGTTCGTCAAACGTCCGGAGGACACAGAGGAATACTTCGAGCAGAAACTCAACGGGTGTGAGGAGTGCGGCATCCCGGCCGAAGTCGTTTCCGGACGCGAGGCCAGAGAGATGGAGCCGTACCTCGCGAAGGACATCGACAAGGCGATCACCGTCCCCGACGGGGCCATCGATCCCTTCCGGCTGGTGGTCGCAAACGCCGCCAGCGCCGAGGAACACGGCGCGCGCATCGAGACCCACTCCCCGGTAACCGACCTCCTGCTCGAAGACGGCGAGGTCGTCGGCGTCGAGGTCGAACACCAGTCCGGGTCGGGCAAACGCGTCCACGGCGTCGAAGGTGGTCGAGAGGAGATTCGCGCCGACTACGTCGTCAACGCGACAGGTGCGTGGGCGGGACAGATCGGCGAGATGGCTGATGTCGACATCGCGGTCCGCCCCTCGAAAGGCGTGATGACGATCATGAACGTCCGGCAGGTCGACACCGTGATCAACCGGTGTAAACCCAAGGGCGACGCCGACATCATCGTGCCCCACGAGACGACGGCGATCCTGGGGACGACCGACGAAGAGGTCGAAGACCCCGAAGACTACCCCGAAGAGCAGTGGGAGGTCGACCACATGATCGACACGCTCTCGGAACTCGTCCCGATCCTCCAGGAGGCGCGGACGATCCGGTCGTTCTGGGGCGTTCGGCCGCTGTACGAGCCGCCGGACGTCGCCAGCGAGGATCCCACGGATATCACGCGTGATTTCTTCCTGCTCGACCACGAGGAACGCGACGACCTGCCCGGGATGACCTCCATCGTCGGGGGGAAGTTCACGACCTACCGTATGATGGGCGAGAAGATCTCCGACCACGTCTGCGCGCAGTTCGGCATCGACCGAGAGTGTCGGACGGCAGACGTCCCACTCCCCGGAAGCGAGGACTTCTCCGTGTTACGGAACTACATGGACGAGTTCGGTCTCCGCTCGCCGATCGGTCGCCGCAGCGTCGAGCGTCTCGGCTCGCGCGCCGACGAGGTACTCAAGACGAGCGGGCCGAACCCGACGATCTGTGAGTGTGAGGGCGTCACCCGCGCTGAGATTCAGGACGCCATCTCCCAGTCGGGGTCGGATCTCAACGCGGTTCGGATCCGCACGCGGGCCTCGATGGGGAACTGCCAGGGCGGGTTCTGCGTCCACCGGCTGGCCAACGAACTCCACGGGACCGTCGTCGACGGCGACACGTACGACGAGTCGATCGCTCGGCAAGCCTGGGACGAACTCCTCCAGGAACGCTGGAAAGGGCAGCGCCACGCTCTCTGGGGCGAACAGCTCTCACAAGCCGCGTTGAACTACGCCCTGCACGCGACGACCCAGAATCGCGATCACGACCCCGCCGACGGCGAACCGATCGACTTCGCCGCCTTCGATACGGGCAGTGGTCGGTCGAGTGGTGCGAGCACCGGCGACGTCGCGACCGACGGAGGCCACCATGGCAATTGA
- the glpB gene encoding glycerol-3-phosphate dehydrogenase subunit GlpB — protein MAIESDVLVIGGGLAGLTSAITAAREGAHVRLVSYKQSTLRQASGLVDILGYTPEGEGPLTDPYEAIPELPDAHPYRIVGSDTVRDSMALFDEVVPEYQGGHTDTNALLPTHGGTVKPTSRYPAGAAAGLASDDRDVLLVGFESMTDFDAPHAAAHLRAAGVPFDVHGVTVEFPGDLKADAKVTRYAKLLEHNGTVSVRGREQGARDALAARVNRERTEEPRVGFPAVLGDDDAVGVHAALSEKLDAEVFEVPSGPPSLPGLRLEDALFDALDEAGGNFETGNPVVEFDGDDRIERVYLEKNGAKVPVRADQYVLATGGLVGKGVESDREGVREPVFDCHVPHPEDRYAWFDLDVFGDHPFALFGVDPDPELRPKDAEGDPEFENLRAAGSVLGGFDFAAEKSGSGVSIATGYHAGAAAAQEAR, from the coding sequence ATGGCAATTGAGTCGGACGTCCTGGTGATCGGCGGCGGTCTCGCCGGCCTGACGAGTGCTATCACCGCCGCGCGTGAGGGCGCACACGTTCGACTCGTCTCGTACAAACAGAGTACGCTTCGGCAGGCCTCGGGACTGGTCGATATTCTGGGGTACACACCCGAGGGAGAGGGGCCACTCACCGACCCCTACGAGGCCATCCCCGAGCTCCCCGACGCGCATCCCTATCGGATCGTCGGGAGCGACACCGTTCGCGACTCGATGGCCCTCTTCGACGAAGTCGTTCCCGAGTACCAGGGTGGGCATACCGACACGAACGCGCTCCTGCCCACCCACGGCGGGACCGTCAAGCCCACGTCCAGATATCCCGCCGGCGCGGCCGCCGGGCTGGCGAGCGACGACCGGGACGTCCTGCTGGTCGGTTTCGAGAGCATGACCGACTTCGACGCGCCACATGCCGCGGCCCACCTCCGGGCTGCGGGCGTTCCCTTCGACGTTCACGGCGTCACGGTCGAGTTCCCGGGTGATCTTAAAGCGGACGCGAAGGTGACGCGCTACGCCAAGCTTCTCGAACACAACGGGACAGTGTCGGTCCGCGGACGCGAGCAAGGCGCACGCGACGCACTGGCGGCCCGGGTCAATCGCGAGCGGACCGAGGAACCACGGGTCGGCTTTCCGGCCGTGCTGGGCGACGACGACGCGGTCGGCGTCCACGCTGCTCTGAGCGAGAAACTCGACGCCGAAGTGTTCGAGGTCCCGAGTGGGCCGCCGTCGTTGCCGGGACTCAGACTCGAAGACGCACTCTTCGACGCCCTCGACGAGGCCGGCGGCAACTTCGAGACCGGCAACCCGGTCGTCGAATTCGACGGCGACGATCGAATCGAGCGAGTCTACCTGGAGAAAAACGGCGCGAAAGTGCCCGTGCGCGCCGACCAGTACGTTCTCGCGACTGGCGGGCTGGTGGGCAAGGGCGTCGAGTCCGACCGTGAGGGCGTTCGCGAACCGGTGTTCGACTGTCACGTCCCACATCCCGAGGACCGGTACGCGTGGTTCGACCTCGATGTCTTCGGCGATCACCCGTTCGCGCTGTTCGGCGTCGATCCCGACCCCGAACTCCGACCCAAGGACGCCGAGGGCGACCCCGAGTTCGAGAACCTGCGCGCTGCGGGATCGGTCCTCGGTGGCTTCGACTTCGCCGCCGAGAAATCCGGAAGCGGCGTCTCGATAGCAACAGGATACCACGCTGGTGCGGCCGCGGCACAGGAGGCACGATGA
- a CDS encoding anaerobic glycerol-3-phosphate dehydrogenase subunit C: protein MSDAEDPPFDPVAPNTGDSYEPVDVFPDSDDFDLRPGADSCYKCSICDTNCPVAEVDDDFPGPKFQGPEQWRLKQTDDDYEIDDSITECSNCMRCDDGCPSGVPLSQMHNTARGQYVDEQMSKFSITYWRNRILANYRTSARLASIFPRTANFVMNFGPVRWVMDKTMGIPNERDFPAFATETFRKWWQKQGGADASRQRAREARKRRGEPEDADKKIAYFHGCYSNYNTPEVAKALVSVYEHFGYEVVVPEQRCSGTPMFANGMLDDARRGAEVNVASFADLVEQGYDAIASCTSCSMALRKEYPELFDIEGVDTVAEHTFESIEYLRIHEDLKGEIEQADVSEDLAREFAYHAPCHARNQGLERQAVELFRDLDNVEVEDVGESCSGISGTYGWKSEKYEKSMKIGEEMFDHMEDAEGTTGMTECPTCAMQMEHGTGYEIRHPLELLEAALVE, encoded by the coding sequence ATGAGCGACGCAGAAGATCCACCGTTCGACCCAGTTGCACCGAACACCGGCGACTCCTACGAGCCGGTCGATGTCTTCCCCGACAGCGACGACTTCGACCTCCGGCCCGGGGCAGATTCGTGTTACAAGTGCTCGATCTGTGATACGAACTGTCCGGTTGCGGAGGTCGACGACGATTTCCCCGGTCCGAAGTTCCAGGGGCCCGAGCAGTGGCGGCTCAAACAGACAGACGACGATTACGAGATCGACGACTCGATCACTGAGTGTTCGAACTGCATGCGGTGTGACGACGGCTGTCCGTCGGGCGTTCCGTTGAGTCAGATGCACAACACGGCCCGTGGCCAGTACGTCGACGAACAGATGTCGAAGTTCTCGATAACGTACTGGCGCAACCGCATCCTCGCGAACTATCGGACGTCGGCTCGACTGGCGAGCATCTTCCCACGGACGGCCAACTTCGTGATGAACTTCGGCCCTGTCCGGTGGGTGATGGACAAGACCATGGGGATCCCGAACGAGCGAGACTTTCCCGCCTTCGCCACCGAGACATTTCGCAAGTGGTGGCAGAAACAGGGCGGAGCCGACGCCTCGCGCCAGCGCGCTCGCGAGGCTCGCAAGCGCCGCGGGGAGCCGGAAGACGCCGACAAAAAGATCGCGTACTTCCACGGCTGTTACTCCAACTACAACACGCCGGAGGTCGCGAAAGCACTCGTCAGCGTCTACGAACACTTCGGCTACGAGGTGGTCGTCCCCGAACAGCGCTGCTCGGGAACGCCGATGTTCGCAAACGGCATGTTAGACGACGCCCGGCGCGGTGCCGAAGTCAACGTCGCGTCGTTTGCAGACCTGGTCGAACAGGGCTACGACGCCATCGCCTCGTGTACGTCCTGTTCGATGGCACTGCGAAAGGAGTATCCCGAACTGTTCGACATCGAGGGCGTCGACACCGTCGCCGAACACACCTTCGAGTCGATCGAATACCTCCGCATCCACGAGGATCTGAAAGGAGAAATCGAACAGGCAGATGTCTCCGAGGACCTCGCTCGGGAGTTCGCCTATCACGCGCCCTGTCACGCTCGCAATCAGGGCCTCGAACGACAGGCCGTCGAACTGTTCCGCGATCTCGATAACGTCGAAGTCGAGGACGTGGGCGAGTCCTGTTCGGGGATCTCGGGTACCTACGGCTGGAAGTCCGAGAAGTACGAGAAGTCCATGAAGATCGGCGAAGAGATGTTCGACCACATGGAAGACGCCGAGGGAACGACCGGGATGACCGAGTGCCCGACCTGTGCCATGCAGATGGAACACGGAACGGGCTACGAGATTCGACATCCGCTCGAACTGCTCGAAGCCGCGCTGGTAGAATAG
- a CDS encoding universal stress protein produces the protein MTLNTILLAVGPSDNDRADALAEAVVEVAKPTGADVVIAHVFTESEFAKTAKRLEFDEDADPDEVAKRHQTVRTMTKLFDDAGVDYTIRGAMGEHAAEIIDLATEVEADRVVVGGRKRSPTGKAVFGSVAQAVMLDAPCPVTFVRGENGNGN, from the coding sequence ATGACACTCAATACGATCCTCCTGGCAGTTGGACCGAGCGACAACGACCGCGCGGACGCCCTCGCGGAGGCAGTCGTCGAAGTAGCGAAACCCACAGGCGCAGACGTCGTGATCGCACACGTCTTCACCGAGAGCGAGTTCGCGAAGACGGCAAAGCGGCTGGAATTCGACGAAGACGCGGACCCGGACGAAGTGGCCAAGCGACACCAGACCGTGCGGACGATGACGAAGCTGTTCGACGACGCCGGTGTCGACTACACGATTCGGGGCGCAATGGGCGAACACGCGGCCGAGATCATCGACCTCGCCACAGAAGTCGAGGCCGACCGGGTCGTCGTCGGTGGCCGCAAGCGCTCGCCGACGGGGAAGGCCGTCTTCGGGTCGGTCGCCCAGGCCGTCATGCTCGACGCGCCGTGCCCGGTGACGTTCGTCCGCGGCGAGAACGGGAACGGCAACTAG
- a CDS encoding alpha/beta fold hydrolase yields the protein MAAESENDVQYTTNDGVRLAYDHAGVGNDETVLFVEGLGYSRWMWHWQREAVLGTYEVVVPDNRGTGDSDEPEGPYTITEMAGDLEAVLADAGVERAHVVGASMGGMIAMQYALEYDRAESLSLFCTSFGGEEAVPIPEETRVKMFTVPGEYDERQAIRHKMGPALSEEYPEAHPEQISRIVDWRLESDASEQARQWQAAAVEAFDVSDRCDEIDLPALVVHGTDDRVVPYENGEMLAERLPRSRLVPIEGGPHLFFIEQTELVNDRLLEFLEDV from the coding sequence ATGGCAGCGGAATCTGAGAACGACGTGCAATATACGACGAACGACGGGGTGCGGCTGGCATACGACCACGCCGGCGTCGGGAACGACGAGACGGTCCTCTTCGTGGAGGGACTGGGGTACAGTCGATGGATGTGGCACTGGCAACGAGAGGCGGTGCTCGGAACGTACGAGGTCGTCGTCCCGGACAACCGCGGGACCGGCGACTCCGACGAACCCGAAGGTCCCTACACGATCACGGAGATGGCGGGCGACCTCGAAGCGGTCCTCGCAGACGCAGGCGTCGAGCGTGCACACGTCGTCGGCGCGAGCATGGGCGGGATGATCGCCATGCAGTATGCCCTCGAATACGACCGCGCCGAGTCGCTCTCGCTGTTTTGCACGAGCTTTGGAGGGGAAGAAGCCGTCCCGATTCCGGAGGAGACCAGAGTCAAGATGTTTACCGTGCCCGGGGAGTACGACGAGCGCCAGGCGATTCGCCACAAGATGGGGCCCGCGCTCTCGGAGGAGTATCCTGAGGCGCATCCCGAGCAGATCTCTCGCATCGTGGACTGGCGACTCGAGAGCGACGCGAGCGAGCAGGCTCGCCAGTGGCAGGCCGCCGCCGTCGAGGCCTTCGACGTCAGTGATCGGTGTGACGAGATCGACCTCCCCGCGCTCGTCGTCCACGGAACGGACGACCGGGTCGTACCCTACGAGAACGGCGAGATGCTGGCCGAACGGCTCCCGAGATCTCGGCTGGTGCCGATCGAAGGCGGCCCGCACCTGTTCTTTATCGAGCAGACAGAGCTGGTGAACGACCGTCTCCTAGAGTTTCTCGAAGATGTCTGA